The Acaryochloris thomasi RCC1774 genome has a window encoding:
- a CDS encoding IS3 family transposase (programmed frameshift) → MTQKKRRLFTAEQKAEVLLIVEQADKPINQIAKELGIGVSTIHTWMRQARIDRQGDPKGPLTSSERQELVSLRRDLKRVEMERDFLKKAANLLCQRDWGPYELMDAEKVNYPITLMCKVLHLSRSAYYAWVHRKTSPRQQENEILSEQIQQIHQDSRHTYGSPRIHAALIAKGFRVGRQRVRRLMAKLGISARRKRQFKVTTTDSDHAYSVAENVLNRDFTTTEPDRAWVADLTYIATAEGWLYLAVIIDLFSRRVVGWSMAEHMRTALVSTALEAALGHRIPASNGLVFHSDRGSQYASTDYRAELERSDITCSMSRRANCWDNAVAESFFGTLKTELIHPMIFDTRAKAKTVIAEWIEVFYNRQRIHSTIGYFTPVQFEELYWGKLEQPIPL, encoded by the exons ATGACACAAAAGAAACGCAGACTATTCACCGCCGAGCAAAAAGCCGAGGTACTCCTTATTGTTGAGCAGGCTGACAAACCTATCAACCAAATTGCCAAGGAACTCGGAATCGGTGTGAGCACTATTCATACCTGGATGAGACAAGCAAGGATAGATCGCCAGGGAGATCCGAAAGGACCTCTCACCTCTTCTGAGCGTCAAGAGCTGGTGTCCTTGCGCCGTGATCTCAAACGTGTTGAGATGGAGCGAGATTTTTTAAAAAAGGCCGCGA ACCTTCTTTGCCAGAGAGACTGGGGACCCTATGAGCTAATGGATGCAGAGAAGGTCAACTATCCCATTACCTTGATGTGTAAGGTGCTCCACCTTTCTCGGAGTGCTTACTACGCCTGGGTCCATCGCAAAACGTCCCCTAGACAGCAGGAGAACGAAATCTTGTCTGAGCAGATTCAACAAATTCATCAAGACTCTCGTCACACCTATGGTTCACCGAGAATCCATGCTGCATTGATTGCCAAAGGTTTTCGAGTGGGTCGTCAACGGGTGAGGCGATTAATGGCAAAGCTCGGTATCAGTGCTCGTCGTAAGCGCCAGTTCAAGGTTACAACAACGGACTCTGACCATGCCTACTCAGTCGCCGAGAATGTTCTCAATCGGGACTTCACGACCACTGAACCTGACCGTGCTTGGGTTGCTGATCTGACTTACATCGCAACAGCAGAAGGCTGGTTATACTTGGCCGTCATTATTGATCTGTTCTCGAGAAGAGTTGTGGGCTGGTCTATGGCTGAGCACATGCGGACAGCGTTGGTTTCTACGGCCTTAGAAGCTGCATTAGGGCACCGTATACCAGCCTCCAATGGACTCGTCTTTCATTCCGACCGTGGCTCTCAATATGCCAGTACTGATTATCGGGCTGAACTGGAGCGTTCGGATATCACTTGCAGCATGAGTCGTCGGGCCAATTGTTGGGATAACGCGGTTGCTGAAAGCTTCTTTGGTACACTCAAAACTGAACTCATTCACCCCATGATTTTCGACACCAGAGCGAAGGCCAAAACGGTCATTGCTGAGTGGATTGAAGTGTTTTATAACCGACAGCGAATTCATTCGACTATTGGGTATTTTACACCTGTCCAATTTGAAGAGCTTTATTGGGGCAAGCTAGAGCAACCCATTCCGCTCTAA